The Apostichopus japonicus isolate 1M-3 chromosome 20, ASM3797524v1, whole genome shotgun sequence genome contains a region encoding:
- the LOC139961491 gene encoding metalloproteinase inhibitor 4-like — MERATAIILLSFIGLFTIFSIADGCNCKINHPQERFCEASFAFVGRIKHIEVVDIDGLNFMKYTVEYSRTEVFKGKRLLSRDRFNQILLTPFYGSLCGRSNLRRGLTYLLTGTFENDSLMVSFCDWIEDWSKVTDTQKEFLRDGMYDSHCSDDCKIYGTNRFVKYNQNLYSDFVNELQMSGYWTMRDCHYNPIASVTFGSPDCETDMSYCAFDSDAGRCLWKWSSNYGTCFNERETMWQILKGARPAFTNIMQCREITNEKLKKKCRKSIIRQKKLERKERKQRKQEANGSEVQYDTMPLDLDLD; from the exons ATGGAGAGAGCTACTGCAATAATTCTTTTGTCTTTCATTGGACTTTTTACCATATTTTCAATCGCTGATGGCTGTAACTGTAAAATCAACCATCCTCAGGAACGGTTTTGTGAAGCTTCATTTG CTTTTGTAGGACGAATCAAACATATCGAGGTTGTTGATATTGATGGCCTCAACTTCATGAAATATACTGTTGAATATTCACGAACTGAAGTTTTCAAAGGGAAGAGGCTGCTATCGCGAGACAGATTCAACCAAATTCTTCTCACCCCATTCTATGGGAGCTTGTGTGGAAGATCCAACTTAAGACGTGGTCTGACATACTTACTGACTG GAACCTTTGAGAATGATAGCTTGATGGTCAGCTTCTGTGACTGGATCGAAGATTGGAGCAAAGTTACTGATACTCAGAAAGAATTCCTTCGTGATGGAATGTATGACAGCCACTGCAGTGATGACTGCAAG ATTTATGGTACCAACCGATTTGTAAAGTATAACCAAAACCTTTATTCAGACTTTGTCAACGAACTTCAGATGTCTGGTTATTGGACCATGAGAGATTGTCATTACAACCCAATCGCTTCAGTCACTTTTGGTAGCCCAGACTGTgaaactgacatgtcctactgTGCCTTCGACAGTGATGCTGGTAGGTGTCTGTGGAAATGGTCCTCCAACTATGGAACATGTTTCAATGAGAGAGAGACCATGTGGCAGATTCTTAAAGGTGCACGACCTGCCTTCACCAATATCATGCAGTGTCGCGAGATCACCAATGAGAAACTCAAGAAAAAGTGCAGGAAATCCATCATCAGACAAAAGAAACTTGAGAGGAAAGAGAGGAAGCAGAGGAAACAAGAGGCAAATGGATCAGAAGTCCAGTATGACACAATGCCATTGGATTTAGATCTAGATTAA
- the LOC139961184 gene encoding metalloproteinase inhibitor 1-like — protein sequence MRVLYLLGSMIILSQFDYGYCIIQCECSLTHPQQMLCGVDFAFVGTVLSAEDQMDVFVYEVELFDDKVFKGLSYIGVGNENIAIYTPYDGRLCGRSNLLKDETYLFTGLFIEGNLVITYCNWVQPWAEVSESQKEYLQNKEYLNHCNMCKVYGVKTSLKKSQNDNELVYPDQMSGLWTPYDCFFNPVASAEYRAEDCETLYSFCHPATDERCDWKLTPKYEECFSAREAAWARRADPAAAAAITTIKDCKMMDTRRKKVKCLNMVKAHLKTTQVEPREMLEELLELRDMWLDDDVFDEEEE from the exons ATGAGGGTATTGTATTTACTAGGGAGTATGATCATCCTGTCTCAGTTTGATTATGGCTACTGCATAATACAATGTGAGTGCAGCCTGACCCACCCACAACAAATGCTATGTGGGGTCGATTTTG CTTTCGTCGGAACTGTTCTGTCAGCAGAAGATCAGATGGATGTTTTTGTCTATGAAGTTGAACTGTTTGATGACAAGGTATTCAAAGGCTTGTCATACATAGGTGTGGGTAATGAAAACATTGCTATTTACACTCCTTATGATGGACGTCTCTGTGGAAGGTCAAATTTACTGAAAGACGAGACCTACTTATTTACAG GTCTTTTCATCGAGGGCAACTTAGTGATTACTTATTGTAACTGGGTGCAACCATGGGCTGAAGTTTCTGAATCACAGAAGGAATATCTTCAGAATAAGGAATATCTTAACCATTGTAACATGTGTAAG GTATATGGTGTTAAGACATCCCTGAAGAAATCCCAGAATGACAATGAGTTAGTCTACCCTGACCAAATGTCAGGACTCTGGACACCATACGACTGCTTCTTTAAcccagtagcatctgctgaatATAGAGCTGAAGACTGTGAGACTTTGTACAGCTTCTGCCACCCAGCCACTGATGAGCGCTGTGACTGGAAGCTGACCCCAAAGTACGAGGAATGTTTTTCAGCCAGGGAAGCGGCATGGGCCAGGAGGGCTGATCCTGCTGCCGCAGCTGCCATAACCACGATCAAAGACTGCAAGATGATGGACACCAGGAGGAAGAAGGTTAAGTGTCTGAATATGGTCAAGGCTCACCTGAAAACAACACAGGTGGAACCAAGAGAGATGTTAGAGGAGTTGTTGGAACTCAGAGACATGTGGCTAGATGATGATGTCtttgatgaagaagaagaatag